The following nucleotide sequence is from Microbulbifer sp. A4B17.
CGCACTCTATACAGTCAAACAGGTTATAGGCCTGCAGCTTTTCCCGTTCGTCGGCGCGGGCATACCAGTAAAGTTGTTGCGGCAACAGGGAGGCGGGGCATACCTCGGCGCAAAAACCGCAGCGAATACAGGCTTGGGCCACCGGTGCTGGGGGCAACTCCTCACGGGTAGGTACCAGCAGACAGTTAGTAGTTTTCACGACTGGTGCTCGCTCATCGTCAATCGTGTAGCCCATCATCGGTCCGCCGATGATCACTTTTTGCATCAGGCCACGGTGGATACCGTGGTAGTTGAGAATATGCTCTATCGGAGTACCGATCGGTACTTCAATATTGCGCTGCTGCTCCAGGGCTTTGCCAACGACAGTTGTTACCCGGCTGATCAATGGCTCCCCAAACCGAATTGCGCGATACACTGCTCGGGCAGTGCCGACGTTCTGGCACACAATGCCCACATTGGCCGGCAATCCCTCGTTCGGCACTTCGCGGCCGGTTAGGATTTGAATGAGCTGCTTCTCCCCGCCGGAAGGGTATTTCGTGGGGAACACAACGATATCGAAACGGGTGCCTTTTACGGCATTGCGCATCGCGCGTATAGCCTTGGGCTTGTTGTCTTCTATACCAATTAATACCCGTTCGGGCTGGTCGAGGATATGGGCGATAATCTCAATTCCGGCGATAATCTCATCGGCGTGTTCACGCATGAGCATATCGTCGGCAGTGATATAGGGTTCGCACTCGGTGCCATTAATAATTAATGTGTCTATTTCGGCGCCGCCGTGGGGATCCAACTTGACTGCGGTGGGGAAGCCTGCGCCGCCCATACCGGCGATACCGCAATCGCGGATCTTATCCAGAAGTTCAACTGGTGAAAGCTGGCTGAAATCCTCGCAGGGCGTGAGGTCACACCAGGCGTCCTCACCATCGGTGCGAATTACGACACAGTCCTCAAACAGTCCCGAAGGGTGGGGCACAGGGTAGGGCTCTATGGCCATGACCCTGCCGGAGCTGGGGGCGTGCACTGGGCAGCTGATGAAACCGTCCGCCTCAGCAATTTTCTGCCCCTTCAATACCTGGTCGCCGAGTTTAACCAGTGGCAGTGCAGTGGTGCCGGAGTGCTGGAGCAGCGGCACAATCAAATCCTCGGCGAGAGGGATTACGCCTATCGGCTCACCGGTACTCTGATGCTTGTTCTCTGGAGGGTGCACCCCACCGGGGAAGTCGTTGGGGCGCAACTGCCGGGCCTTTTCACTGGCGATCAGCTGTGCTTCGCGGGCCGCGCGCCTCTCCTGAGCGGACTCATGTTGATTCTTGGTATCTACGGGGTTCAAACAGCACCTCCCCCGGGGCCTTCTTGAATAGTGCGGCGGTCACTGGCGATCAGTACCGAGCTGTCACTGGGTTTATCAGGGTGCCAGTCCTGTAAAAGTGTCTCTATGGGAACCATATCAATACAATCTACCGGGCAAGGTTCGACACAGAGGTCGCACCCCGTGCACTCATCGGTGATCACTGTGTGCATATATTTGGCGGCGCCGGCAATGGCATCTACCGGACAGGCCTGGATGCACTTGGTACAGCCAATACACTCCGCTTCACGGATAAAGGCTACCTTTTTGACATCTTCAACGCCGTGTTCAGCGTCCAAAGGCATTGGCTCAATATCCAAAAGGTTGGCCAGTTCGTTAATAGTGGCCTGGCCCCCGGGTGGACATTTATTGATGGTATCCCCGTGCACTATCGCTTCTGCGTAGGGGCGACAGCCAGGGTAGCCGCATTGGCCGCACTGGGTCTGAGGTAGCAGAGCATCGACCTGCTCCACCAGGGGATCTCCCTCCACGCGAAAGCGGACAGCGGCAAAGCCCAGCAGGGCGCCGAATATTAATGCCATGCCACCGAGTATCAGCAGTGGGGGAGATAATTGCGAAATCCAGTCCAGCATTACAAAACCCTATACCAGACCGCTAAAGCCCATAAATGCCAGTGACATCAGCCCGGCAGTGACCATACCGATCGCGGCGCCGCGAAATGGCAGCGGGACATCGGCGGCAAAGAGGCGCTCGCGCATCGAGGAAAACAATATTAACACCAGGGAGAAACCCACTGCTGCGCCAAATCCGTAAAGAGTGGATTGTATAAAAGTATGCGCCTTCATAGTGTTCTGCAGGGCGACACCCAACACGGCACAGTTGGTAGTAATCAGCGGCAGAAAAACACCTAGCACCTTGTACATCAACGGGCTGGTCTTCTGGATAAACATCTGCGTGAACTGTACGACGACAGCAATCACCAGAATAAAAGAGATGGTGCGAAGATCTTCAATACCAAAGGGGGCCAACAGATAGGTGTTGACCAGGTATGAACAAATAGAGGCCAAAGTAAGTACAAAGGTGGTAGCGCCGGCCATACCCACAGCGGTCTCCAGTTTATTGGAAACTCCCATAAACGGGCACAGGCCGAGAAACTGCACTAACACATAATTATTGACCAGGATGGTGCTTAGCAGAATGACGGCAAATTCGGTCATAACAGGTCCGGTTAAAGCCCGAGGGCGGAATGCGCGAACGGCGGCAATGGCGTCGG
It contains:
- the rsxC gene encoding electron transport complex subunit RsxC, which produces MASEKARQLRPNDFPGGVHPPENKHQSTGEPIGVIPLAEDLIVPLLQHSGTTALPLVKLGDQVLKGQKIAEADGFISCPVHAPSSGRVMAIEPYPVPHPSGLFEDCVVIRTDGEDAWCDLTPCEDFSQLSPVELLDKIRDCGIAGMGGAGFPTAVKLDPHGGAEIDTLIINGTECEPYITADDMLMREHADEIIAGIEIIAHILDQPERVLIGIEDNKPKAIRAMRNAVKGTRFDIVVFPTKYPSGGEKQLIQILTGREVPNEGLPANVGIVCQNVGTARAVYRAIRFGEPLISRVTTVVGKALEQQRNIEVPIGTPIEHILNYHGIHRGLMQKVIIGGPMMGYTIDDERAPVVKTTNCLLVPTREELPPAPVAQACIRCGFCAEVCPASLLPQQLYWYARADEREKLQAYNLFDCIECGACSYVCPSTIPLVQYYRAAKGAIRTAEAEKEKSDRARDRFEFRKLRLEKAEKEKEAKREARRKAAEQARQQREKNPESPAAKTEKQEADVVAAALARVKSRQEDPKQLLARAQRTFSSAESRVERMRNKLEAADESQRDQLAAQLKAAEVKLQEAQQKLTLAERRADRDTTREPNQEETNAAVRAITKARAAAEARAQMSDADKLAADVEALRKRVAKAETRLQKALNENDANLGAFESALEKLQQKLEDKMREHQAAQDGKQ
- the rsxB gene encoding electron transport complex subunit RsxB, which encodes MLDWISQLSPPLLILGGMALIFGALLGFAAVRFRVEGDPLVEQVDALLPQTQCGQCGYPGCRPYAEAIVHGDTINKCPPGGQATINELANLLDIEPMPLDAEHGVEDVKKVAFIREAECIGCTKCIQACPVDAIAGAAKYMHTVITDECTGCDLCVEPCPVDCIDMVPIETLLQDWHPDKPSDSSVLIASDRRTIQEGPGGGAV
- the rsxA gene encoding electron transport complex subunit RsxA, translating into MTEFAVILLSTILVNNYVLVQFLGLCPFMGVSNKLETAVGMAGATTFVLTLASICSYLVNTYLLAPFGIEDLRTISFILVIAVVVQFTQMFIQKTSPLMYKVLGVFLPLITTNCAVLGVALQNTMKAHTFIQSTLYGFGAAVGFSLVLILFSSMRERLFAADVPLPFRGAAIGMVTAGLMSLAFMGFSGLV